A stretch of Spirosoma oryzicola DNA encodes these proteins:
- a CDS encoding peptidylprolyl isomerase encodes MKKVISSAFIALLGWFLTAPVFGQGQGVSLNKIIAKVDNYYVLRSDLEESYQSYVGQNQTPPQKCQLLESLVINKMMLAKAEIDSVVVDDKIVDSELDQRMQYMAQQFGSEKNIVEAYGKSLEMLKSELRQQVKDQKVAQKMQQKITTDVKVTPRDVRKFFDAIPKDSLPYMPADVEVGQIVRFAKPTKEQKEALRQRLLDIKKRVQAGEDFAKLAKDNSEDVGSAQNGGDLGFAKRGMMVAPFEGAALKMKPNEISDVVESEFGLHLIQLLETRGAEYHARHILLRPDYNRLDLSSPTRYLDSLRTLIVADSVKFDKAAHDFSEDKSTADAGGLIRDAQSGSSRLAMDGSMEYAMFQMLDTMKVGSVSAPLPYRTEDGKSAVRILYFKSKVPPHTADFKLDFEKLQNIVLTNKKNRAIDDWFRKSVADVYISVDPEFQNCRIFGTTQNSAAALSGGGNE; translated from the coding sequence ATGAAAAAAGTAATCAGTAGCGCTTTTATTGCCTTGCTTGGCTGGTTCCTGACCGCACCGGTTTTTGGCCAGGGACAAGGGGTAAGCCTGAACAAGATCATTGCCAAGGTCGATAACTATTACGTACTTCGGTCCGATCTTGAGGAATCCTATCAGTCCTACGTGGGCCAGAACCAGACACCACCCCAGAAATGTCAGTTGCTGGAGAGTCTGGTCATCAATAAGATGATGCTTGCCAAAGCCGAGATTGACTCGGTTGTGGTTGACGATAAGATCGTAGACAGCGAACTCGACCAGCGGATGCAGTACATGGCGCAGCAGTTCGGTTCCGAAAAGAACATTGTTGAAGCCTATGGTAAGAGCCTAGAAATGCTCAAAAGCGAACTGCGCCAGCAGGTGAAAGATCAGAAAGTTGCGCAGAAGATGCAGCAGAAGATCACGACCGACGTAAAGGTGACCCCCCGCGATGTTCGTAAGTTCTTCGATGCTATTCCAAAAGACAGTTTGCCCTACATGCCCGCCGACGTTGAGGTTGGTCAGATTGTACGGTTTGCCAAGCCGACCAAGGAGCAGAAAGAAGCCCTGCGTCAGCGATTGTTGGACATCAAAAAACGGGTGCAGGCCGGTGAAGACTTTGCCAAGTTAGCGAAAGATAATTCGGAGGACGTGGGTTCGGCCCAGAACGGTGGCGATCTTGGTTTTGCCAAACGCGGCATGATGGTGGCTCCTTTCGAAGGGGCGGCTTTGAAAATGAAGCCAAACGAAATTTCGGACGTTGTTGAATCGGAATTTGGTCTTCACCTTATTCAATTGTTGGAAACGCGCGGTGCGGAATACCACGCTCGGCACATCCTGCTCCGCCCCGATTACAACCGGCTGGATCTGAGTAGCCCAACGCGCTATCTGGACAGCCTGCGGACACTTATCGTTGCTGACTCGGTTAAATTTGACAAAGCAGCCCACGACTTTTCGGAAGATAAAAGCACAGCAGATGCAGGTGGTTTGATCCGCGATGCACAGTCGGGAAGCAGCCGCCTGGCAATGGATGGTTCGATGGAATACGCGATGTTCCAGATGCTGGACACGATGAAAGTGGGCAGCGTTTCGGCACCCCTGCCGTATCGTACCGAGGACGGCAAAAGTGCGGTTCGGATTTTGTACTTCAAGAGCAAAGTCCCCCCACACACGGCAGATTTCAAGCTTGACTTCGAAAAGTTGCAGAATATCGTGCTGACTAACAAAAAGAACCGGGCCATTGATGACTGGTTCCGGAAATCGGTGGCGGATGTTTACATCAGCGTAGATCCTGAGTTTCAAAACTGTCGCATCTTTGGAACAACGCAAAATAGCGCAGCAGCATTGAGTGGTGGCGGCAATGAATAG
- a CDS encoding AAA family ATPase, whose product MPYSSDVAAAEALTTYYQKLKAEISKVVIGQDDTVRLLLTAIFCQGHCLLVGVPGLAKTLLIQTIAGALDLDFNRIQFTPDLMPSDILGSETLDQERNFKFIKGPVFANIILADEINRTPPKTQSALLEAMQEYSVTIAGQKYGLGRPFFVLATQNPIEQEGTYPLPEAQLDRFMFNIYLDYPSFQSELDIVKSTTTDKRPEVQRVITGEEIREFQHLVRRVPVVDNVVEYAVKLVHKTRPNTELASSDANQYLEWGAGPRASQALILASKCNALLNGKYSPDIEDIRAVALPILRHRVVRNFKAEAEGISVEQLIKRML is encoded by the coding sequence GTGCCTTACTCATCGGATGTTGCGGCTGCGGAAGCCCTTACTACCTATTACCAAAAGTTAAAAGCGGAAATTTCGAAGGTTGTTATCGGCCAGGACGACACGGTTCGCTTGCTCCTAACCGCTATCTTCTGTCAGGGACATTGCCTGCTGGTCGGTGTGCCGGGCCTCGCCAAAACGCTGCTTATCCAGACGATTGCGGGGGCATTGGATCTCGATTTCAACCGTATTCAGTTTACGCCCGACCTGATGCCCTCAGACATCCTGGGTTCGGAAACACTCGATCAGGAACGGAATTTCAAGTTTATTAAAGGACCGGTTTTTGCCAACATTATCCTGGCCGATGAGATCAACCGGACGCCCCCTAAAACCCAGTCGGCTTTGCTGGAAGCGATGCAGGAATATTCCGTTACCATCGCCGGTCAGAAATACGGATTGGGTCGTCCTTTCTTCGTACTGGCTACGCAGAATCCCATTGAGCAGGAAGGAACGTACCCACTTCCAGAAGCGCAGCTCGACCGGTTTATGTTTAACATTTACCTGGATTATCCGTCGTTTCAATCGGAACTGGACATCGTTAAGAGCACCACAACCGACAAACGTCCCGAAGTACAGCGCGTCATTACCGGCGAAGAAATTCGGGAGTTTCAGCATCTAGTACGCCGGGTTCCGGTGGTTGACAATGTCGTTGAGTATGCCGTCAAGCTGGTACACAAAACCCGTCCAAACACGGAGCTGGCTTCTTCCGATGCAAATCAATACCTGGAATGGGGCGCTGGTCCGCGTGCTTCACAGGCATTGATTCTGGCTTCGAAATGTAACGCGCTGTTGAATGGCAAATACTCGCCCGATATTGAAGATATACGAGCCGTTGCGTTGCCCATTCTCCGCCACCGCGTCGTTCGCAATTTTAAGGCCGAAGCCGAAGGTATCTCCGTTGAGCAGTTGATCAAACGAATGCTGTAA
- a CDS encoding ABC transporter ATP-binding protein → MIINPYKYNERLLEATTLTKSFGPLSAVQQVSFVLQAGQVMALVGASGSGKSTLLSILAGLTDADGGDVRLDGKRVPGPSEVLVAGHAAIRLVHQEYQLMPNVSVRENITYALRFFAKTYRDYRVDELLRLCRLTEVQNRLPRQVSGGEKQRTAIARAIADKPAVLLLDEPFSHLDLPNRLIVRNLLFDLVRHENTACLFVTHDASDALSIAHTVGILRDGKLIQLSNPVDIYRRPETAYAAQMTGPVNILQTEHLPLLGLSAVEYPSALFCLRPEQVRLSEAGISGTVRAVFFKGSHYEIEVELNPDFCLRVLTTNDSLYAGLRVNIQVTADSVWPLQR, encoded by the coding sequence GTGATTATCAACCCATATAAATACAACGAACGATTGCTCGAAGCTACTACACTTACTAAATCATTCGGCCCGTTGTCGGCAGTTCAACAGGTATCGTTTGTGCTCCAGGCAGGTCAGGTCATGGCGCTCGTTGGAGCAAGCGGTTCTGGAAAAAGTACGCTGCTGAGCATACTGGCTGGCTTAACGGACGCCGATGGAGGAGACGTCCGGCTGGACGGAAAACGGGTGCCAGGTCCTTCCGAAGTGCTGGTGGCGGGTCACGCAGCGATCCGGCTTGTCCATCAGGAATACCAGTTGATGCCGAATGTATCCGTTCGGGAAAATATCACGTATGCGCTCCGCTTCTTCGCGAAAACGTATCGCGACTACCGGGTCGATGAATTGCTACGACTGTGCCGACTGACGGAAGTGCAGAACCGGTTACCACGCCAGGTGTCGGGGGGCGAAAAACAACGGACGGCCATTGCGCGGGCTATCGCTGATAAACCCGCCGTGTTGCTGCTCGACGAACCGTTCAGCCATCTTGACTTACCAAACCGGCTCATCGTTCGTAACTTACTGTTTGATCTGGTCCGGCACGAAAATACGGCGTGTCTGTTTGTTACGCATGATGCCAGCGATGCACTATCAATTGCTCATACGGTAGGTATTCTGCGCGACGGAAAACTGATTCAGCTCAGCAATCCCGTCGACATCTACCGACGACCCGAAACGGCGTATGCCGCCCAGATGACCGGCCCGGTCAACATCTTGCAAACGGAGCATCTGCCCTTGTTAGGCTTATCGGCTGTCGAATACCCTTCGGCGCTTTTTTGTTTGCGACCAGAACAGGTCAGGCTAAGCGAAGCAGGTATTTCGGGAACTGTTCGAGCGGTGTTTTTTAAAGGAAGCCACTACGAAATCGAAGTAGAGCTAAACCCTGATTTTTGCTTGCGTGTACTGACGACCAATGACAGCCTGTACGCAGGGCTGCGCGTGAACATCCAGGTGACTGCCGATTCGGTCTGGCCGCTCCAACGCTAA